In Betta splendens chromosome 22, fBetSpl5.4, whole genome shotgun sequence, the following proteins share a genomic window:
- the nenf gene encoding neudesin isoform X2: MATAHVGLLLVVVSAALSDDVRLKQAAAEPVRLFTEEELRRHDGTEVTTGAAARSRTEFYGKDAPYNALVGKDSTRAVAKMSLDPEDLTSDTSGLTEEQLKSLDSIFEGTYKKKYPIVGYTASRILNEDGSPKDDFRAEQQPQLQTKDEF, from the exons atggcaacagcgcACGTCGGGCTCCTGCTCGTGGTCGTTTCTGCAGCTTTATCGGACGATGTCCGATTAAAACAAGCGGCCGCGGAGCCGGTCCGTTTGTTCaccgaggaggagctgcggagaCACGACGGCACCGAGGTAACAACCGGAGCCGCGGCGCGTTCACGGACAG AGTTCTACGGTAAAGATGCTCCGTACAACGCGTTGGTTGGGAAGGACTCCACCCGAGCTGTAGCGAAGATGTCTCTGGACCCGGAGGACCTGACATCAGATACC AGCGGCCTCACCGAGGAGCAGCTCAAGTCTCTGGACAGTATATTTGAAGGGACGTACAAGAAAAAGTATCCCATCGTGGGCTACACAGCGTCGCGCATCCTCAACGAGGACGGAAGCCCCAAAGACGACTTCAGGGccgagcagcagccgcagcttcAGACCAAAGACGAGTTTTAA
- the nenf gene encoding neudesin isoform X1, translating to MATAHVGLLLVVVSAALSDDVRLKQAAAEPVRLFTEEELRRHDGTEEGRPIYMAVKGVVFDVTRGQEFYGKDAPYNALVGKDSTRAVAKMSLDPEDLTSDTSGLTEEQLKSLDSIFEGTYKKKYPIVGYTASRILNEDGSPKDDFRAEQQPQLQTKDEF from the exons atggcaacagcgcACGTCGGGCTCCTGCTCGTGGTCGTTTCTGCAGCTTTATCGGACGATGTCCGATTAAAACAAGCGGCCGCGGAGCCGGTCCGTTTGTTCaccgaggaggagctgcggagaCACGACGGCACCGAG gaggGACGTCCCATTTACATGGCGGTGAAAGGAGTCGTGTTTGACGTCACCAGAGGGCAGG AGTTCTACGGTAAAGATGCTCCGTACAACGCGTTGGTTGGGAAGGACTCCACCCGAGCTGTAGCGAAGATGTCTCTGGACCCGGAGGACCTGACATCAGATACC AGCGGCCTCACCGAGGAGCAGCTCAAGTCTCTGGACAGTATATTTGAAGGGACGTACAAGAAAAAGTATCCCATCGTGGGCTACACAGCGTCGCGCATCCTCAACGAGGACGGAAGCCCCAAAGACGACTTCAGGGccgagcagcagccgcagcttcAGACCAAAGACGAGTTTTAA
- the ezra gene encoding ezrin a isoform X2: MPKTVKIRVTTMDAELEFSFHPNTTGKQLFDQVSRTIGLRETWYFGLQFVNAKGFVTWLNFEKKVMAQDMKKDVPLQFRFRAKFYPEDVSEELIQAVTRRLFFLQVKEDILSEEVYCPPESAVLLASYAVQAKFGEFVRAAHEPGYLSSELLLPKRILEQHKMSKEQWEERINVWHQEHGTMLKEEAVIEYLKIAQDLEMYGVNYFEIKNKKGTDLWLGVDALGLNIYEKDDRLTPKIGFPWSEIRNISFNDRKFAIKPIDKKAPDFIFYAPRLRVNKHILQLCMGNHELYMRRRKPDSIEVQQMKAQAKEEQLQKKMERDQLESEKRRREAIEREKEQMEREKQELMMKLSQFEEKTKKAEIELREQLDRAVRLEEERRKVEQEAARLEAERIEAIIAKEELARQAEEQIQTQEQLAAELAEYSTKITLLEEAKREKEEEAESWHIKAKEVEESLIRTKEELSSVMSSANPAPAAAPSSSSSSDSESDHEHSEENSSYSAELQTQGINDHRREEERLPEAGKNERLQQQLMVLSSDLEQARDQSKKTQNDLLHTENVRAGRDKYKTLRQIRQGNTKQRIDEFEAL, from the exons ATGCCCAAAACG GTCAAAATCCGCGTCACAACGATGGACGCGGAGCTGGAGTTCTCCTTCCACCCCAACACCACCGGGAAGCAGCTCTTCGACCAG GTGTCCAGAACCATCGGCCTGCGTGAGACCTGGTACTTCGGGCTTCAGTTCGTTAACGCCAAAGGGTTCGTGACCTGGCTGAACTTCGAGAAGAAG GTGATGGCTCAGGACATGAAGAAGGACGTCCCCCTGCAGTTCCGATTCCGGGCCAAGTTCTACCCCGAGGACGTGAGCGAGGAGCTGATCCAGGCCGTCACCCGCAGGCTCTTCTTCCTGCAGGTGAAGGAGGACATCCTGAGCGAGGAGGTGTACTGCCCCCCGGAGTCGGCCGTGCTGCTCGCCTCCTACGCCGTCCAGGCCAAGTTCGGGGAGTTCGTCCGGGCGGCGCACGAGCCGGGCTACCTGTCCTCCGAGCTCCTGCTGCCCAAGAG AATCCTGGAGCAGCACAAAATGTCcaaggagcagtgggaggagaggaTCAACGTTTGGCACCAGGAGCACGGGACCATGCTGAA GGAGGAGGCCGTCATCGAGTACCTGAAGATCGCTCAGGACCTGGAGATGTACGGCGTCAACTACTTCGAGATCAAGAACAAGAAGGGCACGGACCTGTGGCTGGGGGTGGACGCGCTGGGGCTCAACATCTACGAGAAGGACGACCG gctCACGCCGAAGATCGGGTTCCCCTGGAGCGAAATCAGGAATATCTCATTCAATGACCGCAAGTTTGCAATCAAGCCCATCGACAAGAAAGCGCCT gactTCATCTTCTACGCCCCACGGCTGCGAGTCAACAAGCACATCCTGCAGCTGTGCATGGGCAACCACGAGCTGTACATGCGCCGCCGCAAGCCGGACAGCATCGAGGTCCAGCAGATGAAGGCTCAGGccaaggaggagcagctgcagaagaagatggagag GGACCAGCTGGAGagcgagaagaggaggagggaggccatcgagagggagaaggagcagatggagcgagagaagcaggagctgatgatgaagcTCTCGCAGTTTGAAGAGAAGACCAAGAAAGCGGAGATAG AGCTCCGGGAGCAGCTGGACCGAGCtgtgaggctggaggaggagaggaggaaggtggagcaggaggcggctcggctggaggctgagcgaatCGAGGCCATCATAGCCAAGGAGGAGCTGGCCAGGCAGGCGGAGGAGCAGATCCAGAcccaggagcagctg gctgcagagttggcGGAGTACAGCACCAAGAtcacgctgctggaggaggccaagagagagaaggaggaggaggcggagtcGTGGCACATCAAG GccaaggaggtggaggagagtctGATCCGGACcaaggaggagctgagcagcgTGATGAGCTCGGCTAACCCCGCCCccgcggcggcgccgtcctcctcctcctcctccgacagcGAGAGCGACCACGAGCACAGCGAGGAGAACAGCAGCTACAGCGccgagctgcagacgcagggcATCAACGACCACCGGCGCGAGGAGGAGCGCCTCCCGGAGGCCGGCAAGAACgagcgcctgcagcagcagctgatg GTCCTGAGCTCAGACCTGGAACAGGCCCGAGACCAGAGCAAGAAGACCCAGAACGACCTGCTCCACACCGAGAACGTCCGAGCCGGACGCGACAAGTACAAGACGCTGCGTCAGATCCGCCAGGGCAACACCAAGCAGAGGATCGACGAGTTCGAGGCCCTGTAG
- the ezra gene encoding ezrin a isoform X1 — protein sequence MPKTVKIRVTTMDAELEFSFHPNTTGKQLFDQVSRTIGLRETWYFGLQFVNAKGFVTWLNFEKKVMAQDMKKDVPLQFRFRAKFYPEDVSEELIQAVTRRLFFLQVKEDILSEEVYCPPESAVLLASYAVQAKFGEFVRAAHEPGYLSSELLLPKRILEQHKMSKEQWEERINVWHQEHGTMLKEEAVIEYLKIAQDLEMYGVNYFEIKNKKGTDLWLGVDALGLNIYEKDDRLTPKIGFPWSEIRNISFNDRKFAIKPIDKKAPDFIFYAPRLRVNKHILQLCMGNHELYMRRRKPDSIEVQQMKAQAKEEQLQKKMERDQLESEKRRREAIEREKEQMEREKQELMMKLSQFEEKTKKAEIELREQLDRAVRLEEERRKVEQEAARLEAERIEAIIAKEELARQAEEQIQTQEQLAAELAEYSTKITLLEEAKREKEEEAESWHIKAKEVEESLIRTKEELSSVMSSANPAPAAAPSSSSSSDSESDHEHSEENSSYSAELQTQGINDHRREEERLPEAGKNERLQQQLMVSSGTAGKPTSSRCQSLNALPPQVLSSDLEQARDQSKKTQNDLLHTENVRAGRDKYKTLRQIRQGNTKQRIDEFEAL from the exons ATGCCCAAAACG GTCAAAATCCGCGTCACAACGATGGACGCGGAGCTGGAGTTCTCCTTCCACCCCAACACCACCGGGAAGCAGCTCTTCGACCAG GTGTCCAGAACCATCGGCCTGCGTGAGACCTGGTACTTCGGGCTTCAGTTCGTTAACGCCAAAGGGTTCGTGACCTGGCTGAACTTCGAGAAGAAG GTGATGGCTCAGGACATGAAGAAGGACGTCCCCCTGCAGTTCCGATTCCGGGCCAAGTTCTACCCCGAGGACGTGAGCGAGGAGCTGATCCAGGCCGTCACCCGCAGGCTCTTCTTCCTGCAGGTGAAGGAGGACATCCTGAGCGAGGAGGTGTACTGCCCCCCGGAGTCGGCCGTGCTGCTCGCCTCCTACGCCGTCCAGGCCAAGTTCGGGGAGTTCGTCCGGGCGGCGCACGAGCCGGGCTACCTGTCCTCCGAGCTCCTGCTGCCCAAGAG AATCCTGGAGCAGCACAAAATGTCcaaggagcagtgggaggagaggaTCAACGTTTGGCACCAGGAGCACGGGACCATGCTGAA GGAGGAGGCCGTCATCGAGTACCTGAAGATCGCTCAGGACCTGGAGATGTACGGCGTCAACTACTTCGAGATCAAGAACAAGAAGGGCACGGACCTGTGGCTGGGGGTGGACGCGCTGGGGCTCAACATCTACGAGAAGGACGACCG gctCACGCCGAAGATCGGGTTCCCCTGGAGCGAAATCAGGAATATCTCATTCAATGACCGCAAGTTTGCAATCAAGCCCATCGACAAGAAAGCGCCT gactTCATCTTCTACGCCCCACGGCTGCGAGTCAACAAGCACATCCTGCAGCTGTGCATGGGCAACCACGAGCTGTACATGCGCCGCCGCAAGCCGGACAGCATCGAGGTCCAGCAGATGAAGGCTCAGGccaaggaggagcagctgcagaagaagatggagag GGACCAGCTGGAGagcgagaagaggaggagggaggccatcgagagggagaaggagcagatggagcgagagaagcaggagctgatgatgaagcTCTCGCAGTTTGAAGAGAAGACCAAGAAAGCGGAGATAG AGCTCCGGGAGCAGCTGGACCGAGCtgtgaggctggaggaggagaggaggaaggtggagcaggaggcggctcggctggaggctgagcgaatCGAGGCCATCATAGCCAAGGAGGAGCTGGCCAGGCAGGCGGAGGAGCAGATCCAGAcccaggagcagctg gctgcagagttggcGGAGTACAGCACCAAGAtcacgctgctggaggaggccaagagagagaaggaggaggaggcggagtcGTGGCACATCAAG GccaaggaggtggaggagagtctGATCCGGACcaaggaggagctgagcagcgTGATGAGCTCGGCTAACCCCGCCCccgcggcggcgccgtcctcctcctcctcctccgacagcGAGAGCGACCACGAGCACAGCGAGGAGAACAGCAGCTACAGCGccgagctgcagacgcagggcATCAACGACCACCGGCGCGAGGAGGAGCGCCTCCCGGAGGCCGGCAAGAACgagcgcctgcagcagcagctgatggtgaGTTCAGGAACCGCGGGAAAACCCACCTCCTCACGGTGTCAGTCGCTGAACGCGCTCCCTCCTCAGGTCCTGAGCTCAGACCTGGAACAGGCCCGAGACCAGAGCAAGAAGACCCAGAACGACCTGCTCCACACCGAGAACGTCCGAGCCGGACGCGACAAGTACAAGACGCTGCGTCAGATCCGCCAGGGCAACACCAAGCAGAGGATCGACGAGTTCGAGGCCCTGTAG
- the kcnk3b gene encoding potassium channel subfamily K member 3 — MKRQNARTLALIVSILTYLVVGAAVFETLESKQEKSHKRKLDARKYELLRKYNLTKENFEELEYVVLQLKPHKAGVQWKFSGSFYFAITVITTIGYGHAAPSTDSGKVFCMFYALLGIPLTLVMFQSLGERINTLVRYLLHQAKRCLGMRRAEVSMANMVTVGFFSCMSTLCVGAAAFSYSEGWSFLHAFYYCFITLTTIGFGDYVALQKDDALQNDPRYVAFCFVYILMGLTVIGAFLNLVVLRFLTMNTEDEWRDAKQKALMAVNKPRGEGARLIPISASTASTPVADGAAKSKDLKGVYTEVLHFQTICSCLWYRSSEKLQASTTTIPQELALSDAYLQQNSNCPHYMEPGSTGCVCSPRQCTSISSITTGLHILSPFRVFKRRSSV, encoded by the exons ATGAAGAGACAGAACGCCCGGACCCTCGCGCTCATCGTCAGCATCCTCACCTACCTGGTGGTCGGAGCGGCCGTGTTCGAGACCCTGGAGTCGAAGCAGGAGAAAAGTCACAAGAGGAAGCTCGACGCCAGAAAGTACGAGCTCCTGCGCAAATACAACTTGACCAAAGAGAACTTCGAGGAGCTGGAGTACGTGGTTTTGCAGCTCAAGCCGCACAAAGCCGGGGTCCAGTGGAAATTCTCGGGCTCCTTTTACTTCGCCATCACTGTGATCACGACCATAG GTTACGGGCACGCGGCGCCCAGCACCGACTCAGGGAAAGTGTTCTGCATGTTCTACGCCCTCCTGGGGATTCCTCTCACCCTGGTCATGTTCCAGAGCCTGGGCGAGCGCATCAACACGCTCGTCAGGTACCTGCTTCATCAAGCCAAGAGGTGCCTGGGGATGCGTCGGGCCGAGGTCTCCATGGCCAACATGGTGACGGTGGGCTTCTTCTCCTGCATGAGCACCCTGTGCGTGGGGGCCGCCGCGTTCTCCTACAGCGAGGGCTGGAGCTTCCTCCACGCCTTCTACTACTGCTTCATCACCCTCACCACCATCGGCTTCGGGGACTACGTGGCGCTGCAGAAGGACGACGCGCTGCAGAACGACCCGCGCTACGTGGCCTTCTGCTTCGTGTACATCCTCATGGGCCTGACGGTGATCGGAGCCTTCCTGAACCTGGTGGTGCTTCGCTTCCTGACCATGAACACGGAGGACGAGTGGAGGGACGCCAAGCAGAAGGCCCTGATGGCCGTTAATAAGCCCAGGGGAGAGGGGGCTCGTTTAATCCCCATCTcggcctccaccgcctccacacCTGTAGCAGACGGCGCCGCCAAGTCCAAAGACTTAAAAGGCGTCTACACTGAGGTGCTGCATTTCCAGACTATCTGTTCTTGCCTGTGGTACAGGAGCAGCGAGAAGCTGCaggcctccaccaccaccatcccTCAGGAGCTCGCGCTCTCCGATGCCTACTTGCAGCAGAACAGTAACTGTCCTCACTACATGGAGCCCGGATCAACAGGCTGCGTGTGCAGTCCACGTCAGTGCACGAGCATCAGCTCCATAACAACGGGCCTACACATTCTGTCTCCGTTCAGGGTGTTTAAAAGGCGCAGCTCCGTGTAG
- the marc1 gene encoding mitochondrial amidoxime-reducing component 1 produces MNLRDTVVDAVSRYRRAALLVAGAGAAALGLALGYKYLLRPEKRVRVGVVAQIFIHPLKSGKAQPVARADVHKMGLRSGDAQDRHWLLVTDDGHMVTARQEPRLVLVSLTCHGGQVVLNGPDMEELRFPVRQPGNRVVDCRVFGADVQGRDCGEEASRWFARYLGPEKPLRLVHYEPHMKPRRSADSEPVFPRTETVAYPDVAPVMLLSAASVEDLSSRMEKPVTVERFRPNIVISECEPFAEDSWEELQIGSVRLRRVMSCGRCLLTTVDPETGIISRKEPLDTLKSYRQCDPAQKHIYKASPLFGQLHAVKQTGALQVGDEVYQISR; encoded by the exons ATGAACCTCAGAGACACGGTGGTGGACGCGGTGTCCCGGTACCGAAGGGCCGCTCTCCTGGTGGCGGGAGCCGGCGCGGCCGCTCTGGGCCTCGCTCTCGGATATAAATACCTGCTGAGGCCGGAGAAACGCGTCCGCGTGGGCGTCGTGGCGCAGATCTTCATTCACCCCCTCAAGTCCGGCAAAGCGCAGCCCGTGGCGCGCGCAGACGTCCACAAAATGGGCCTGAGGTCCGGAGACGCCCAGGACCG acACTGGCTGCTGGTGACGGACGACGGCCACATGGTGACGGCCCGGCAGGAGCCCCGCCTGGTTCTGGTGTCTCTGACCTGCCACGGAGGGCAGGTGGTTCTGAACGGACCCGACATGGAGGAGCTGCGCTTCCCCGTGAGGCAGCCGGGCAACCGGGTCGTGGACTGCAG agtgTTCGGCGCCGACGTTCAGGGCCGGGACTGCGGGGAGGAGGCGTCTCGCTGGTTCGCTCGCTACCTGGGCCCAGAGAAACCGCTCCGCCTGGTCCACTACGAGCCGCACATGAAGCCGCGGAGGTCGGCGGACAGCGAGCCCGTTTTCCCCAGAACCGAG ACGGTGGCGTACCCGGACGTGGCGCCGGTCATGCTGCTGTCGGCCGCCTCCGTCGAGGATCTGAGCAGCAGGATGGAGAAGCCCGTGACCGTGGAGCGGTTCCGACCCAACATCGTGATCAGCGAGTGCGAGCCGTTCGCGGAG GACTCGTGGGAGGAGCTCCAGATCGGCAGCGTGCGACTGCGGCGCGTGATGTCGTGTGGAAG GTGTCTTCTCACCACCGTCGACCCTGAAACTGGAATAATCAGCAGGAAGGAGCCTCTGGACACGCTGAagag CTATCGTCAGTGCGACCCGGCCCAGAAGCACATCTACAAGGCGTCTCCGCTGTTCGGGCAGCTGCACGCGGTGAAGCAGACGGGGGCGCTGCAGGTGGGAGACGAGGTTTATCAGATCAGCCGCtga
- the hhipl2 gene encoding HHIP-like protein 2 has product MTSTRSAALHPSGRSCANARAAAGPSASPETPKLLAFVLIVSVKLLVPVQQTAAHPQCLDFEPPFKPAWHLEFCAQYEQFGCCDQRTDNAIAERYWDIIDQLEAAGVELCADLLKEVMCQECSPYAAHLYDAEDPYTPVRELPGLCLGYCSHLHGRCRHVVKYLTENQLLRDTAERDAATFCSLVQLSDPDYCYPDVLKNSDLNSNLGRVAEDPRGCLQLCLTEVANSLRNPVLMLHSGDDTHRMFIAEQLGFVWVYLPDGTRLEPPFLDLSGEVLTTPWLGDERGFLGMAFHPQYRHNGRFFVYYSIQVHGQLDRIRISEMKVSEHDMNTADPHSERVILEIDEPAANHNGGQLLFGLDGYLYIFTGDGGKAGDPFGKYGNAQNKTALLGKALRIDVDGDASDGARYRIPPDNPFVAQADARPEVFAYGVRNMWRCSVDRGDPLSRHGRGRIFCGDVGQNRYEEVDIIVKGGNYGWRAKEGFECYDLKLCQNSSLNDILPIFAYSHHVGKSVTGGYVYRGCESPNLNGLYVFGDFMSGRILALEEDKATGAWRERNVCMGDTKTCSFPGLINHYHKFIISFAEDEAGELYFLATSYPSATSPFGTVFKFMDPSRRAPPGKCKKKPLPVKVRGKKIPFVPRELPVLHTDAKPTRPPPKRITFTPKAPVASSRIRTTTAAAARPRWEAPPSETRKDKPAKPWGKNKQETSAHTKKNSAKQKKTTGTPNVKSKDKVKAKTRQTDADGLKGKTGVTKRKSPPRKGAQREVHRQREDLKVKGRLKENKTRTSAKTNATVWNRREEKKHRAL; this is encoded by the exons ATGACAAGTACGCGAAGCGCCGCGCTCCATCCAAGTGGTCGCAGCTGCGCAAACGCACGCGCAGCTGCAGGTCCGAGCGCATCCCCCGAAACCCCGAAGCTCCTTGCGTTCGTTTTGATCGTGTCCGTGAAGCTACTCGTCCCGGTCCAGCAAACCGCAGCTCATCCTCAGTGTCTGGATTTCGAGCCACCTTTCAAACCCGCGTGGCACCTGGAGTTCTGCGCGCAGTACGAGCAGTTTGGCTGCTGCGACCAGAGGACCGACAACGCGATAGCGGAGAGATACTGGGACATCATTGATCAGCTGGAAGCAGCGGGCGTTGAGCTCTGTGCAGACTTGCTGAAGGAAGTCATGTGTCAG GAGTGCTCGCCCTATGCCGCCCACCTGTACGACGCCGAGGACCCCTACACGCCGGTCAGGGAGCTCCCCGGCCTCTGCCTCGGCTACTGCTCCCACCTCCACGGCCGCTGTCGCCACGTGGTCAAGTACTTGACCGAGAACCAGCTGCTGCGGGACACAGCCGAGCGGGACGCGGCCACGTTCTGCAGCCTGGTCCAGCTGTCGGACCCCGACTACTGCTACCCGGACGTGCTGAAGAACTCGGACCTCAACAGCAACCTGGGCCGGGTGGCGGAGGACCCCAGGggctgcctccagctgtgcttGACGGAGGTGGCCAATAGCCTGAGGAAcccggtgctgatgctgcacagCGGCGACGACACGCACCGCATGTTCATCGCGGAGCAGCTGGGCTTCGTGTGGGTGTACCTGCCCGACGGCACGCGGCTGGAGCCGCCCTTCCTGGACCTGAGCGGGGAGGTGCTGACCACGCCATGGCTGGGCGACGAGAGGGGCTTCCTGGGCATGGCCTTCCACCCCCAGTACCGCCACAACGGCCGCTTCTTCGTCTACTACTCCATCCAGGTCCACGGGCAGCTGGACAGGATCCGGATCAGTGAGATGAAGGTGTCTGAGCATGACATGAACACGGCTGATCCCCACTCAGAGAG AGTCATTTTAGAGATTGATGAGCCGGCTGCGAACCACAATGGAGGCCAGCTGCTGTTCGGCCTGGATGGATACCTGTATATCTTCACTGGAGACGGGGGAAAGGCTGGAGATCCCTTCGGGAAGTACGGCAACGCCCAAAACAA GACCGCCCTGCTGGGAAAGGCTCTGCGCATCGACGTGGACGGAGACGCCTCAGACGGGGCGCGGTACCGGATCCCCCCTGACAACCCGTTCGTGGCCCAGGCGGACGCGCGGCCAGAGGTGTTCGCGTACGGCGTGCGGAACATGTGGCGCTGCTCCGTGGACCGCGGCGACCCGCTCAGCCGCCACGGCAGGGGCCGCATCTTCTGCGGCGACGTGGGCCAGAACCGCTACGAGGAGGTGGACATCATCGTGAAGGGAGGAAACTACGGCTGGAGGGCCAAGGAGGGCTTCGAGTGCTACGACCTGAAGCTGTGCCAGAACTCGTCCCTGA ATGACATCCTGCCCATATTTGCATACAGCCATCATGTCGGGAAGTCTGTGACGGGGGGATATGTGTACCGAGGATGTGAATCACCCAATCTGAACGGCCTGTACGTTTTCGGAGACTTTATGAGTGG CCGCATCCTGGCCCTGGAGGAAGACAAGGCCACAGGAGCCTGGAGGGAGAGGAACGTGTGCATGGGCGACACCAAGACCTGCTCCTTCCCTGGACTCATCAACCACTACCACAAGTTCATCATCTCCTTCGCTGAGGACGAAGCAG GGGAGCTGTACTTCCTCGCCACCTCCTACCCCAGCGCCACGTCTCCCTTTGGGACCGTCTTCAAGTTCATGGACCCGTCCAG GAGAGCTCCTCCAGGCAAGTGCAAGAAGAAGCCCCTGCCTGTCAAAGTGAGGGGCAAGAAGATTCCATTTGTGCCGCGGGAAT TGCCGGTGCTGCACACGGACGCGAAGCCCACGAGACCTCCGCCCAAAAGGATCACGTTCACCCCCAAAGCGCCGGTGGCGAGCAGTCGGATCAGAACCaccacggccgccgccgccaggCCCAGGTGGGAGGCGCCGCCCAGCGAGACGAGGAAGGACAAACCTGCGAAGCCGTggggcaaaaacaaacaggaaaccagcGCGCACACGAAGAAGAACTCAGCgaagcagaagaagacgaccGGGACTCCGAACGttaaaagcaaagacaaagtGAAGGCGAAGACGCGTCAGACGGACGCCGACGGCCTGAAGGGGAAGACGGGGGTCACCAAGAGGAAGAGCCCCCCGCGGAAAGGAGCCCAGAGGGAGGTCCATCGACAGAGAGAGGacctgaaggtcaaaggtcgtctgAAGGAGAACAAAACCAGGACGAGCGCGAAGACAAACGCGACCGTGTGGAACAGACGCGAGGAGAAGAAGCACCGAGCACTTTAA
- the wdr32 gene encoding DDB1- and CUL4-associated factor 10: protein MSAERQSGSEDASEPRDRPNSGGGGSDKDPDVDHSDGDVVRSASPSRPGSSGQQPVSGVEDRAAAAPQTGSGAGSGSDSGRGNSLFDWLQSRTIRRGVFVDPARDNFRTMTSLYCSMNPAAESVNLSSQTHGAVFNLEYSPDGSVLTVACEQTEVLLFDPVSSRHIKTLTEAHEDCVNNIRFLDNRLFATCSDDTTIALWDLRKLSAKVCSLHGHASWVKNIEYDTNTRLLVTSGFDGNVITWDTNRFTEDGCPHKKFFHTRYLMRMRLTPDCSKMLISTSSGYLLILHDLDLTQSLEVGSYRMLRARRTPLSSDGGTSASRLSGTPRHGNDSSKIHPHREGLSPRNSLEVLTPEIPGERDRGNCITSLQLHPKGWATLIRCSSNMDDQEWTCVYEFQEGAPTRPLVSPRCSLRLTHYIEEANVGRGYIKELCFSPDGRLICSPYGYGVRLLAFDESCAELADCLPVQTSCLREIRSIYSHSDVVLTTKFSPTHCQLASGCLSGRVALYQPKF, encoded by the exons ATGAGCGCGGAGCGCCAGAGCGGCAGCGAGGACGCGAGCGAGCCGCGGGACAGGCccaacagcggcggcggcggctccgacAAAGACCCTGACGTTGACCACTCGGACGGGGACGTGGTCCGGAGCGCGTCTCCCTCGCGGCCCGGGAGCAGCGGGCAGCAGCCGGTCAGCGGCGTCGAggaccgcgccgccgccgcgccgcagACGGGGAGCGGCGCGGGCTCCGGTTCCGACAGCGGCCGCGGAAACAGCCTGTTCGACTGGCTGCAAAGCAGGACGATACGACGCGGGGTGTTTGTGGATCCAGCCAGAGACAACTTCAGGACAATGACCAGCCTGTACTGCTCCATGAATCCGGCTGCCGAGTCCGTCAACCTGAGCAGCCAGACCCACGGAGCCGTGTTTAACCTGGAGTACTCCCCGGACGG GTCCGTTCTGACTGTGGCCTGTGAACAGACTGAAGTCCTGCTCTTCGATCCCGTCTCTTCCAGACACATCAAAACTCTGACCGAGGCCCACGAGGACTGCGTCAACAACATAAG GTTTCTGGACAATCGCTTGTTTGCCACCTGCTCTGACGACACCACCATCGCCCTGTGGGACCTGCGTAAGCTGAGCGCCAAGGTCTGCTCGCTGCACGGCCACGCCAGCTGGGTGAAGAACATCGAGTACGACACCAACACGCGGCTCCTCGTCACGTCCGGCTTCGACGGCAACGTCATCACGTGGGACACCAACAG GTTCACGGAGGACGGCTGCCCGCACAAAAAGTTCTTCCACACTCGCTACTTGATGAGGATGCGTCTGACGCCCGATTGCTCCAAGATGCTCATCTCCACTTCCTCGGGGTACCTGCTCATCCTCCACGACCTGGACCTCACCCAGAGCCTGGAGGTGGGCAGCTACCGCATGCTGCGCGCCCGACGGACTCCGCTCAGCTCAG atggAGGCACATCAGCATCCAGGTTGAGCGGAACCCCTCGACACGGGAACGACTCCAGCAAGATCCACCCTCACAGAGAAG GCCTTTCTCCCAGGAACAGCCTGGAGGTTTTGACCCCAGAGATCCCAGGAGAGCGGGACAGAGGGAACTGCATCAcgtccctgcagctccacccaAAGGGCTGGGCCACACTCATCCGATGCTCCAGCAACATGGACGACCAAGAG TGGACGTGTGTGTACGAGTTCCAGGAGGGGGCTCCCACCCGCCCGCTGGTGTCCCCTCGCTGCTCCCTCCGCCTCACCCACTACATCGAGGAGGCCAACGTGGGGCGGGGCTACATCAAGGAGCTGTGCTTCAGCCCTGACGGCCGCCTCATCTGCTCCCCCTACGGCTACGGCGTGCGCCTGCTGGCCTTTGACGAGAGCTGCGCCGAGCTGGCCGACTGCCTGCCGGTCCAAACCAGCTGCCTCAGGGAGATCCGCTCCATCTACTCGCACAGCGACGTGGTGCTCACCACCAAGTTCTCTCCGACACACTGCCAGCTGGCCTCGGGCTGCCTCAGTGGACGCGTGGCCCTCTACCAGCCCAAGTTCTAG